The bacterium genome includes a window with the following:
- a CDS encoding IclR family transcriptional regulator, translating to MEHSSGAKLIDKAVDVLILCRDAGGPVGVTETARRLGMPKSSAARIVGALVRRGFLRQEEPSGKYTLSNVFYSFTSALSERNLLIPRAVPAMEKVYRALRETVHLNVMDDLERVCVHVLESPQSLKAVMPVGQRSPLYCGGSSKAILAFSEEGKVERVFARPFRKFTGNTITGKKAMREEILRIRERGYAVSHGERVEGITSVSVPVFHPGGKLGASLTVSVPTARFTEALMEKILRELSAASAGITRGMG from the coding sequence GTGGAACACTCCTCCGGGGCAAAGCTGATCGACAAGGCCGTCGACGTCCTGATCCTGTGCCGGGACGCCGGGGGTCCCGTCGGCGTGACGGAAACCGCCCGCCGCCTCGGCATGCCGAAGTCGAGCGCCGCCCGGATCGTCGGAGCCCTCGTCCGGCGGGGGTTCCTGCGTCAGGAGGAGCCGTCGGGGAAGTACACCCTCTCCAACGTCTTCTACTCGTTCACCTCCGCCCTTTCCGAGCGCAACCTCCTGATCCCGCGGGCGGTCCCCGCGATGGAGAAAGTCTACCGGGCCCTCCGGGAAACGGTCCACCTGAACGTCATGGACGATCTGGAGCGGGTCTGCGTCCACGTCCTCGAATCCCCCCAGTCGCTGAAAGCCGTGATGCCCGTCGGGCAGCGCTCCCCGCTGTATTGCGGCGGCTCGTCCAAGGCGATCCTGGCGTTTTCCGAGGAAGGGAAGGTGGAGAGGGTATTCGCCCGTCCCTTCCGGAAGTTCACCGGGAACACGATCACGGGGAAGAAGGCGATGCGGGAGGAGATCCTGCGGATCCGGGAGCGCGGGTACGCCGTCAGCCACGGGGAGCGGGTCGAGGGGATCACCTCGGTCAGCGTGCCGGTGTTCCATCCCGGCGGGAAACTCGGGGCCAGCCTCACGGTGTCCGTTCCGACGGCGCGATTCACCGAAGCCTTGATGGAAAAGATCCTTCGGGAGCTCTCGGCCGCCTCGGCCGGGATCACCCGGGGGATGGGATAG